Sequence from the Coleofasciculus sp. FACHB-1120 genome:
AAACAGCATAGTCACCATCCAAGAACGGCACATCGGCTAAAGCAATGTAAAACTGCGACGAAGCCGAGTCAGGTAAAGATGAGCGAGCCATTGCGACAGCGCCGCGAGTATGTCGCAACTGCGGGGGTTGAGAAACACCCGCAGTTTTGAGCGTCTCGCTGAGAACGGGTTTTTCTGCCCCTTTGGGCTTAATTTCGAGGGGAATATAACGCACTTGACCCGTCGCTGGATCGATAAAACCGCCCATCCCCAGACGTTCTGTGGGCACATTCGGGTCTTTACTTTGCGGATCGCCACCCTGAGCAACAAAGGGTTGCGGGTCCCGCACTACGCGGTGAAACACCAGTCCGTTGTAGACACCTCTTTGAACTAAATCGATGAAATTACCAGCGGTAATTGGGGCATTCGTTCCATCGACTTCAATCGTAATGGGCGAGCCTTTAACCGTCATAACTACGGTGGCTTTACCTTCTAAGCGCGGCAAACTGCTTGTTTTG
This genomic interval carries:
- a CDS encoding peptidylprolyl isomerase is translated as MQRQIRHWFILLFAIAGLMLGGCTTEQATSSDTSPTATATPASSPKTSSLPRLEGKATVVMTVKGSPITIEVDGTNAPITAGNFIDLVQRGVYNGLVFHRVVRDPQPFVAQGGDPQSKDPNVPTERLGMGGFIDPATGQVRYIPLEIKPKGAEKPVLSETLKTAGVSQPPQLRHTRGAVAMARSSLPDSASSQFYIALADVPFLDGDYAVFGYVTNGMEVVDKIQQGDRIESAKVTKGAENLKK